A single window of Meiothermus sp. DNA harbors:
- a CDS encoding cupin domain-containing protein has protein sequence MLHNEGGIRTVIFAFDAGQELTEHTASRPAIVQILSGTGTLRLGADELEARPGTWAYLPAGLVHAIRAESPLTLLLTLLPKE, from the coding sequence GTGCTGCACAACGAGGGCGGCATCCGCACGGTGATCTTCGCCTTCGACGCGGGCCAGGAGCTCACCGAGCACACCGCCAGCAGGCCCGCCATCGTACAAATTCTCTCCGGTACGGGCACCCTCAGGCTGGGGGCGGATGAACTCGAGGCCCGCCCTGGCACCTGGGCCTACCTGCCCGCCGGGCTGGTTCACGCCATCCGGGCCGAAAGTCCCCTCACCCTGCTGCTAACCTTGCTTCCCAAGGAGTGA
- a CDS encoding Rrf2 family transcriptional regulator has protein sequence MRLSKTDIYAFKTLGYLGTQPLERFVGSEELSQATGVGHTYLVRILAALVGHNLVVSKKGQGGGYALPRPPEEINLRDVIRAVDGPIAPLACVSLNWPKACTEEKRCRARSVVWLKVRDAVLQSLSQVSVADLAADFRQGVDYSECLDHLLPSSELLSRRVSKSKKPPSSPTAS, from the coding sequence ATGCGTCTTTCCAAAACCGACATCTACGCGTTCAAGACCCTGGGCTACCTGGGCACCCAGCCGCTTGAGCGCTTTGTGGGCAGCGAAGAGCTCAGCCAGGCCACGGGCGTCGGCCATACCTACCTGGTACGGATTCTGGCCGCGCTGGTAGGGCACAACCTGGTGGTCTCCAAAAAGGGTCAGGGCGGAGGATATGCCTTGCCACGCCCACCCGAGGAAATCAACCTGCGCGACGTTATCCGGGCGGTGGATGGCCCCATTGCCCCGCTGGCTTGTGTTAGCCTCAACTGGCCCAAAGCCTGTACAGAGGAAAAACGATGCCGGGCCCGCAGCGTGGTCTGGCTCAAGGTGCGCGATGCCGTGCTGCAAAGCCTGAGCCAGGTGAGCGTAGCCGACCTGGCAGCCGACTTTCGTCAAGGGGTGGACTACTCGGAGTGCTTGGATCACCTGCTGCCCTCGAGCGAACTTCTCTCCCGTCGGGTTTCCAAATCCAAGAAGCCACCGTCCAGCCCGACGGCATCTTGA
- a CDS encoding nitrilase-related carbon-nitrogen hydrolase has product MRVHLIAVQTQVQTAPYTSAEAFKRYVLERSRAAVQGLPQDEPRLVAFPEAFALPLLFWLDTSTAVRQAKTTLQAALQLLRENWPEALRMGVLSPAALYYLRAGKVWPLYEQAFREAAQATQAYLVAGSIFSPQMDWEPAQGLHPMGRRAYNLSLVVSPRGTVLGRIPKVHLTADERRAFLSGGQAGRQVLHTRLGTVANLICLDAFHDDLIEQADAAGAWLVVQPSANAARWNGPWSKDPKEIEGEVWLREGLAKKLQNRENLRYGLNPMLNGAFYDLYFEGRSGIYQPGSPLALAESETGDAVVRVAVEVPEAPGGFL; this is encoded by the coding sequence ATGCGGGTGCACTTGATCGCGGTTCAAACCCAGGTGCAAACCGCGCCTTATACCAGCGCCGAGGCCTTCAAGCGCTATGTACTCGAGCGAAGCCGGGCCGCGGTTCAGGGCTTGCCACAGGACGAGCCTCGCCTGGTGGCTTTTCCCGAGGCTTTTGCGCTACCTTTGTTGTTCTGGCTGGATACCTCTACCGCAGTGCGCCAGGCCAAAACCACCCTACAAGCGGCTCTACAACTATTGCGGGAAAATTGGCCGGAAGCCTTGCGGATGGGGGTCTTGAGCCCTGCTGCTTTGTACTACCTACGGGCCGGTAAGGTCTGGCCCTTATACGAACAAGCCTTTCGAGAGGCAGCCCAGGCGACCCAGGCCTATCTGGTAGCAGGTAGCATTTTTAGCCCCCAGATGGACTGGGAGCCTGCCCAAGGACTTCACCCTATGGGCAGACGCGCGTACAACCTGTCGCTGGTGGTTTCGCCTCGAGGCACCGTGCTGGGGCGCATCCCAAAGGTTCACCTAACCGCCGATGAGCGGAGGGCGTTTTTGTCAGGTGGTCAGGCGGGAAGACAGGTTCTTCATACCCGCTTGGGCACCGTTGCCAATCTGATCTGCCTGGATGCCTTTCACGATGACTTGATCGAACAAGCCGACGCAGCCGGGGCCTGGCTGGTGGTGCAACCCTCGGCCAATGCGGCTCGCTGGAATGGCCCCTGGAGCAAAGACCCCAAGGAGATTGAGGGGGAAGTCTGGTTGCGCGAGGGACTGGCCAAGAAGCTGCAAAACCGCGAAAACCTGCGCTATGGCCTGAACCCCATGCTGAATGGGGCCTTCTACGACCTATATTTCGAGGGGCGGAGTGGCATCTACCAGCCAGGTAGCCCGCTGGCCCTGGCCGAAAGCGAGACTGGTGACGCCGTTGTGCGTGTGGCCGTGGAGGTGCCTGAAGCGCCGGGCGGGTTTTTGTAG